AATTGCATttattactcattacctgattcatgtaactgtaatccctctttagATCAAttctatgataaaataaaaaacaaaaaacaaaaaagggcaagACAGGCTAATTCTTTGAAACAGGGCTATCAATCTGGTGAGAGcaacttacatttcttttttggtaggCCATTTTTGAAGGTGGAGGACCTATGCATTTAGAAACAATAAACTTTTTCACCAGCAGCTCTCAATACATAGTAGACAATATAATTCCACAAATTCATGCTAGAACTAGCCAGATGAGGCACCCAACGCGCTTTTTTCTACATGGCATGACAGGAAGAGCAGTGCCTTTAAGTATAAGACACTTTTTCTTGGAATACTACAGTAGCTTTTTTATGGACCTGCATGTTGCTATCATTTTCATTCTGCCTTTTCGACTCTCcaatcaatttcttaattattacaAAATATGTACTCTTATTCATATGCATAGAAGGTGAAATCAAATGTAACTtgaaagaaatctttaaaaactcaaaacataaagaaaatgttttctgtaaGATATGTAGATAAGGTACCCTTAATTAGAATCTTACCAAATAATCATATTTTGGCCTAAATTCAAATCTTAAAATATCCATAAAAGAATAGTTTACTATAACTTTGATAAAAAGATGCTAAGGGACCTGAATACCCTATGACACAGTATTCAGAAATAATTAATACCAATTTGGGACAAAATCCTAATCTGACAAGTAGGAGGTATTTGTTTAGCAAAGCAGGTGAAATTGGGTATTTGTTTTTACAATATAATTATAGTTTTGTTTGACATGTCTATTTGGCAGTAGTTGCAATGcgcttaaacattttaatttatacCTTTTTAGTTCAAATTTGTAAGATTTTTGGCTGTAGTCATTTTTAAGGAGGATACTTTCTGTAAAGTTTTGTGTCTAATTTAGATTGTAGACTATTGTCCTTAGTGGAAAAAATGGCTGCTGAGGTACAAAAAGACACCAAAGTGGAATTCTCCATCACTGATAAATCATCCAATAAAGTACATGAAGtcaacatgatttaaaaaaaaaaaatagctaattgGGCAAAATAAAAGCTTGTCTGGCAGACTGGAATTTAGATTGCACTTCTTTTGGGTTCCCTTAGTAACAACATGTCTTCAGTGTCACAACTGATATCCCCCACAGTTTGTCCTTCAGCTTGCCCTATAAGGGACTATTGCACCAACATCTGGACAAAGCTCCATCTAGGCCTCACTAGCCTTGTAAATGGCATCTGGCCTGACAACTTTTTTTGCTTGCCCATcaacataaaaatgacaaaaatcctggctgggaatgtggctagtggtagagtgtttgcctagcatgcatgcagtcctcagttcaattcctcagtaccacatgcacagaaaaaagctagaagtggtgctgtggctcaagaggtacattTTTTacattgagtaaaaagaagccaggaacagtgctcaagccctgagtccaaaggccacgactggcaaaaaaaacacacaaaccaaaacaaaaaaatgaccaAATCTAAGATTAGAAGCACTTGTGAGAGATTTCCATGTTTTCTTCACCATATGTTCACAAAAGACTGAAATGTCTTATATTTCTCTTATACAATACCTCAGTAGGAAAAGTCCCTCCAGGGATTGTGTGTGGTGGTTTTGGAAGAGTAAGGTGAGGTTGCCCATTCAATAAGTTCAATATTGGCTTCAATATTGGCTTATTAGTTTCTCTCCCTATCATGGGCAGTTTGTATAACTGGAGCTCCTTGGGTTCCAAAATGGTGTTTTTTGAGCTTTGTGATTCATCAGGCATTTCACCATCGCTGAAACAGTTTTTCTTGTTGCAGTTGGAACTATTTGACAAAGCTGTATGGAGCCACCAAGTCTCAGGAAGAAATGCACGGTGTTCATAATGTGAAAGGAGGTGCTCATTACAGAGAGCCCTCATGGAGTTACAGTAATGAGCTGAGGAGTTCTCTGGAGGCCTGTTGCCTGTCTGATGACAATAGGAACTTTCAAATCTCCAGTGGTGGCATGCTATTAAGTCCtaagatttttatttctctctaccTAGCTTAATCAGCAGTGGCTGTACTTTTCAGTGAAATGAAGTGTACCACCCAAGATTTTCTGCTATGCTAGGCCTCTTGCTCTGGGTCTTGGGGAGGTGAGGGTGGGAAAAGCCTTCAAGATTTAGGGCATTCTCAAACTCATTTAGAAAATGGGACAACTATGGTGCTTTGTGTTTTTCTGAATATGACTTTGGCATACTAGGTTATTGAGTTAGAAATAACAAATTAGGTAAGTTGGTGTAAGTCAAATAGAACCTTAGATTAATGTGATATACACTACCTATAAGCACTACAGAGCCTCTGTTAGATAAGAAAAGTAtgtctgctttttccttttctttgttttagatCATGCACATCATACTGAACACAGTTCAGTGTTCAGGGCTATGCATGTCAGTATTCCTAAAggttaatttcttattttctcacTGTGAAAATGTTAAGTGTGGGAGGTGATCGATATGTTAATTAGCTTAATTTACTCAACATTGTATTACAAAGCCATCATGTCACTTTGTGCCTCAGaaatatgatcatatataatttgtcaataaatcaagagaattagttaaaaagaaaaatgtataataCAAAACAATTACTGAACACTTACAATTCATTAATAGAAGCTAAAGTTTTGAAACCCCAGTGTTCCAGCTGGGAATCATTTGTCAGTGATTGGTAAAAAACTGTTAGCTATCTAGTGCCCTTGGAATACTTTTAAGATTAAGGCAAATCCAGTCATCATGTGCTGGAATATAGTGCTTGAAAGTTTTTTGTTAGCTGAGAGATGAGGCACAGGATGATAGGAAGCAGGCTCTGTATGCGGCTTTCTTCCTCGTCCAGGGGAGAAGTGACTGACATTTAGACTGGACTTTCCCTCCAgagctgtgtcacagtgagtgaGGATCCACTTGCAGAATGTACTGGCGTCCGGCCCGTGTCATGCGGAGAGCACAGCATCCCTCTGATTGAGACAGAAGAGATGATGATGGCCGAGGATATGGCTTGAGAAGCAATATATCCCAACCCTGGAGCTGGGGGAAAGTGCTATTTGGTTTAGCAGAATTCACCATGAAATCACTGGGCAGAATAAACAacttatagagaaaaaaaataaacacttccTGCAGTAAGGGGGAAATCTGCTTTAATTTGCTGATTTTACTCCAGGCACTCAATGTGATGTTCAAGAAAATCCTCTCAAACATTTCTCCCTGGAGAAGCAACAATGATGTTGAAAAACCCCATATTTTTGCTTGTGGATATTAACCCCTTTCCACAATTTTTCTCCCGGAATTTTATGTAAGCATAATAAAGTAGATTTGATGTTAGTGAGTCACTCAATTTAGCATTCATTTTGCTGGGTGGTAAAATGAGCCATATGTTTTTGTTAGTCATAGTAATACTATGCAATTGGATCATTTCTGAGCAGATAGATATATTTTCATCTAAAAGAGACAGTTCTGGGCACTTGTTCTCAGTTTTGAAGCATCAGAAGCTATCTGTACAAAGGCCACGTATGTTTCCAAAtcttattaatttgtttattttcctgcTAGTTTGACTGATTAGAGGTTCACATGAAATTATGATGCTTCTATGCCTTGATTTTGTTAGTGTATTCCTCATCTCTTTATGAAATAGCAGTAATTGCAAGTATTAGTCACAaaactgtatatacatatacacattcatacatacatacatacacacacaaattccttTTGTGAATACACTTCTGTCAGTATACAGGAGTCAAATGGAGAAATGAATCTCTCCAAGTGCTCTCAGGTGCACATAAACACCTTCTATAGTCAGGAGgctcacaaaaacaaaatgagtttaaaAAATAGTTGCACATAGAGTAACTTTAATCCATTCCATTTTTAAATACCacaataaatttaattttcacaataaatTAAATAGCCATATTCAGTTTACAAAATAGAATTACTTGGTGTGAAACAAGTATTTACAACAATATACACTATATACATGACATTTCTTTGTTGACATTCAACATGGAAGTAAAAGGACTTGACTTTccaacatgtgactgacatgctaCAAGTGACACCATGGTCCTTACAAGAAAACAATAGTGCAAAATCACCACAGAAACTTTGGAACAATGTCAAATTTTATGAGAGAAGACATTcttttaaataataagaaaatagcattttttttttttacttttttccccctttcatgGCACCAATGCATCATCTGAGTTAAAGAGACAGCTTTCCcttaggaaaaacaaaatgcataACTGAACGCTCTACTTCCTGAAGCCTCACAGCCATTGGTACATTTTCACACACTCATCTTTTGGCTTAAATCTATATGAATGGCTGGTGACAAATTCTGAATCAAAGGAAGACTAACTCTTTGAGAATAGCTGAAGTCACTTTTCCCCAATACCACCAcctcttcatttttataaatagcaTAAAAGATGCAACTATGCAGACAGCGATTtattatcttcttttccttttttgtaaattttcagtAGGAAAAAGAACTGATCTTATATTTGGTCACATACTGCCTTTGTACAAGTATACATGGAAAAGATGACATGGATAGGTGTGTCTAGGGAAAGTGCATATCTTAATCTAGAGGAGATACCGTGTGTCTCCTGGCACAACACATAGTGTTGTAtgacatatatatttcttttctttagggCCAGTTCAATGTTCTCCCAGTGATCTGGTAAAATTTTTGATTAAAAGGGTGAAAGAATTTGCGTAATTTGGTAATGACAGAGGGGTCCACCTCTGGATGAATGCGCCCCTTGCTGCCCGCCAGGCACTTATTAAAGATAATGTTAAATCGCAAGCAGTAAAACCCTCTGGTAGCATTGAAATATAAATTGTATTGACTTATCCTTGGGGGAAGATTTAGGAACTTCTCCACGAGCTGAAGTTCTGGCAGAGGTTCCGTGATGAGGCGGTCTCCATCGACAATGTGAAATTGTTCAATTGGAAAATATTTCAGCCACCTTTCCAGATGTTTGGTGTAAATGCTGGTTCTTACTGCCTTATATTTTGTGTTCACTTCACATGTATTAGGGTCTATGGCCAGCTTCTCAAACTTGTAATACGTTttgttcttcctctccttcccttctagcACCTGAGTGTAATCAGAAATAGCTCTTGTGGTTGGTTCCCTGACAATGATCAACAACTTGATGGATGAGTTCATCTTGTAAATCCTTTCCGGAACCTCCTCTGTGATAAAATATGCTGGGCTCTTTTCAATTGTGATTTGTTGAGGGTAAGAAAAAGGCATCTTTTTCCTATACCACTCAATGCCCTTGGCATAATTCTCATCATTGTCAAAGAAGTGGATTTCTTGAGATGCTTTCACCACTGCTGGGTGGAGGTTCAGCATCTCTAGCAAGGCCCTTGTGCCCCCTTTCCTCACCCCAATGATAATGGCCTTGGGAAGCTGCTGGACCAGGTCATGGAGGTGAATCTGCTCCTTGGAAGAGTTGGCCTTTCGGAACTCGTGCAGTAGGCCACGCTTAAACTGTAGGGCACGGAGTGGGAATTCAGCCTGATTGTGGGCTCCTCCAAATCGGCCTTCAATGGGGCAAATGGGTTGTAACCTGCAAGCAACAGAGAGACACTGTAAGAAGCTCATTGCACCAACTTCTAATTGTTCTGCTTCCCAAGACTTACTTGAAATGCACAAAGGGTAAGTTCCCAGGAAGCTGCAATCCCTAATAAACATGtttgggaaattttattttaaactacCCTGTACACAGTGGAGCACATACAactgatgggattttttttattagtggtttttaaaaatttttatgtgCCAAGTAGTTAATTGACTATGATGTGTACTTATGCTCACAACACAGGATAGACAAGTGACACCAGCCAAACTaatagtttttttcctttttttctggtcctggggcttgaactctgggcctgagagctttccctgagcctccttctgctcaaggatagtgctgtaccacttgagccacagtgccactaccagctttttttttttttttttctgagttgtgtactggagataagaatcgtggacttttctgcccaggctagtttccaactgcaatcctcagatctcagcctcctgaatagctaggattacaggagtgagccatcagcacctggcaaaatAATAGCTTTTTAACAATTCACCAGTTGAGATCATTTAGAAAATTGAAAAGCAGATTATAATCTTCAGCTGAGAAGCAGAAGGGCATAGAAGAAGCcttttgttttgaatttcatGTGGTACTATTTTCTTGCAGGTCAGTAGCACTCACATGGCCCTTAAAAAATCTTTTGATATATATGCTGAAAACAGGCCAGGTATCTTCCCTTGGCTATTTGTATCACCAGTCTGTAAAATTCCAATTTTGGCACCAGCTGAGCTTTTGATCTTATGAGAATGTCTGTCCTTAACCTTGGGGAGATCCAGAAAAGCAttatatttcttctgtttctcctctttctATAGAGGTCaagattatattttcattttgttgtatGTAGGAACAAACCCAATTACTGTCAGCAAGTGCTGTATATAACCTACTACACCTGAGACCACAAAGCAACAGATCTGCATGGGGCCAGAGATCTTGGACCCTCATTGCAACAATATTTAAGTCAGGGAtagagttcattaaaaaaaaaagaatttaatggaTAGAAGCAGAAAAGAGGATTCCTACTTTGCTATTAGGTAGCTGGGGTAATAATTCAACATCTTTGTTTTTCTCACAGTATGAGAAATGGTGTGGTTACAGTCACAATATATTCCTAGCATGACTGGTTTATTTAGCATGTCAATATGTGATTAGAAAATTGAGCTTATTTTTAAACAGTATAAAGCTcaactgaaattaattttaatttttctaatccGGAAAAACATCCTAGGCTTCTTGAGAAAGTAAGGTAATAATGTAATAGTAATAGTCATACTGCCAGTGAAACCAGTCTCCATCTTCAGTCTTCTTAGTTACACCAGACATTTGAAGTCTAGGTCTGCAACTATGCAGCAATGAGGCAGTCACTCTCTTTCCCTAGAGAAGCTGTTGCATCTGTAAACCATGCTCTGTCTATTCTGTAAAACTTGTGGAACGCTCTTGGTTTGTGCTCTATATACATCATCCTCTAGGATAATGCTTAAGGGAAAACATAAatagtatttgaaaaataattttaaaacaattcatGCTCATTTTGGAAGTTAAAGACATGGGGTTTACTACATTCAATAGagaaacatggatttcattttttatgtatttaatggGATTAATATACTAGGGCTCTAAATGGGAAATATAAAAGTTACATAATCAAAGACGACACATAGTCAGAGACTATACCCAGTgaaagatatttttgtttgtgaCATTGATTGGGCCTTTTAGCTCTTCTAATTTCTAGTTTCAAATTAAGCTTAAATTAACTAAGACATCCACTGATAAAATATTTTGCCTAAGCATCCAGAACAATGTTAGTACTGTTCTTGGGAGAATAGAGGAAATGGTCACACAAATCCATTTTTTTGTAGGATCCATTTTTCTCACAGAATCGAGTGAAGAAAGAGTCTGGCATAAATATACCCATCTTGActgacctcctccccctccttctcctcttcctcctcccctttctcattctcctctcctccacctcctccttctactccaccctcccccttctcctcctcctccttctttctcctcttccccccttcccccttcttcttctccctcccctcctctctctctctttctttctttctctctctcctttctttttctttctctctccttccttccttccttctttctttctttctttctttctttctttctttctttctttctttctttctttctttctctctctttctttctctctttctctttctctctctctctctctttctttctttctttcttcctttctttctttcttctaccaTGGAAGATCATACCTCACAGAACAATTGCTGTTTGGACTTCCCAATACAAAGAAAGAATGTAAAGAGGAGAAAAGTTCACCCCCTCCCTCGCTTCACTTCCTGAAGAGCAGTTCTGATCCTGAATTTTGGACCAAGAAATACATAAAAGTTCTAAGATCAGAAGTTACATTAAGAGTAACCACAGCTTCCTCTCCAGACATCAGAGTCTACTTCCTAACAGATAAGCTCAAGTAAGTATAAATGACATATTTCACATACCATTTCAGATATAATTTGTCCTAGTTTTCAAGATGAGTTTTGAGAAAGCCCGGGCCCCAAACAATTCAATTCCTTGTAAATGTCATCCCAGTAGGGGCTAGAGAACAGGTTACAAATGTAAAGAAATGTCAAATAAATAATGAACACGTTACTGATCACTAGATCAATTACTcaataaaaagcagaaagtagaaacTAAGTAAAAGTATTGGGAAGGAATTGATCTTAAGTTTCCCTCACAGACATAGGACAATGGTCCCAATTCAGGCTGTTCACCAGTAACTAAGTGTTAATTTAGGGAACTACTAAGGTACTGACCTCAAGTAGTAAGCACTCAGTTACAGTTTTCCAGCAAGTAGCCAGTAGGGAGgttttttatgttaaaaaaatctTGAAGAGTCTTCATTGTATCAGTTAAAGTTAACATGACTACAGGAAAACAAGGACCCCTACCATACGGTTTCTAAATCTAAATGATAAGGTCAACACATTAACTTCAACcttggaaagaaaacagaaaggaagttaTTTTCATGAAAGCGTGTTTTTGTTTTCAGGGACAATGGGAATGGAAGTCAGAAAGAGCATAGTTCAGTCCTCCCAGGACAAGAATTAATGTTAAAGGACAAAGAACGAAGCTTCCCATTCTAGAAATTCACTCCAGTCATCCTGAATATAGATCAGCCAGGAACATTTAGTGGAGACTCAGCTGATATTGCTGAGACTTCTGCAGTTCCAGCATCTCTCAACAGTCTGCCTATTTAGAGTCAGACCTTAGCTCTTTAATTTCCTCTCCATGGATTTTCCACTGCCTTCTGGGCAATTAGTCCCTGTGACAGCCTCCTTCTCTGGTTATGTTCAGCTCCTGAAAAGCCAGACCTAATTAACATAGTTAAAAATCCATGCCTGCAGCCATCTTTCCAGGGCAATGGATTGCAAACCTGATGAGCATTTTATAGGAGCATACATAATTTTAATGCTCCCAAGAGCACATTAATTGTCCACTCAcagattttaaaaaggaagacacACAGTCCTATCATCAGTGTTTTGCGATGGCTAGAGGTCAACACCAGATGTGTGCAGACCACACTCTGCTCGAGCAAATGACATCTTTTACTGTATACAGCTATATCCCTTCTCTAAAAACAAGTGTCAACGTACACAGAATATAAATGGATCTTTATGGAACACCTTGAGCA
The nucleotide sequence above comes from Perognathus longimembris pacificus isolate PPM17 chromosome 9, ASM2315922v1, whole genome shotgun sequence. Encoded proteins:
- the Hs3st5 gene encoding heparan sulfate glucosamine 3-O-sulfotransferase 5, with product MLFKQQAWLRQKLLVLGSLAVGSLLYLVARVGSLDRLQPICPIEGRFGGAHNQAEFPLRALQFKRGLLHEFRKANSSKEQIHLHDLVQQLPKAIIIGVRKGGTRALLEMLNLHPAVVKASQEIHFFDNDENYAKGIEWYRKKMPFSYPQQITIEKSPAYFITEEVPERIYKMNSSIKLLIIVREPTTRAISDYTQVLEGKERKNKTYYKFEKLAIDPNTCEVNTKYKAVRTSIYTKHLERWLKYFPIEQFHIVDGDRLITEPLPELQLVEKFLNLPPRISQYNLYFNATRGFYCLRFNIIFNKCLAGSKGRIHPEVDPSVITKLRKFFHPFNQKFYQITGRTLNWP